From one Catenuloplanes nepalensis genomic stretch:
- a CDS encoding flavin-containing monooxygenase produces the protein MGTTVVVGAGAAGLATADRLRRHDPIVLDAGARIGDSWRHRYAGLRLFTPARWCALPGLPLPGDPDAHPGKDDYADYLESYADRQRIGVRLGTSVTAHAYRDGRHHLSTNHGDLVADRLVWASGAHAVPVVPPFADALDPAISQIHSVAFRDVIGAGPVLVVGAGQSGADIAARLAATRRTCLAGPRTGTVPLAVARSRAVRALYRLPVPGERARRFLRRRASPLIWHTARSLADAGVVRVPRVTGVRDGLPMLADGRVLPVATVVWCTGLRPRLDWLDPRAHGVPSLGFVGLPFQHTLSSGTLGGMSSDAARVARRLGLR, from the coding sequence ATGGGCACGACGGTCGTGGTGGGCGCGGGCGCGGCCGGGCTCGCCACCGCGGACCGGCTGCGCCGCCACGACCCGATCGTGCTCGACGCCGGTGCCCGGATCGGTGACAGCTGGCGGCACCGCTACGCCGGGCTGCGGCTGTTCACACCGGCCCGCTGGTGCGCGCTGCCCGGCCTGCCGCTGCCCGGCGACCCGGACGCGCACCCGGGCAAGGACGACTACGCCGACTACCTGGAGTCCTACGCGGACCGGCAGCGGATCGGCGTGCGGCTCGGCACCTCGGTCACGGCACACGCCTACCGGGACGGGCGGCACCACCTGAGCACGAACCACGGCGATCTCGTCGCGGACCGGCTGGTGTGGGCGAGCGGCGCGCACGCGGTGCCGGTGGTGCCGCCGTTCGCGGACGCGCTGGACCCGGCGATCAGCCAGATCCACTCGGTGGCCTTCCGCGACGTGATCGGCGCCGGCCCGGTGCTGGTGGTCGGCGCCGGGCAGTCGGGCGCGGACATCGCCGCCAGGCTCGCCGCCACCCGTCGGACCTGTCTCGCCGGCCCGCGCACGGGCACGGTGCCGCTCGCGGTGGCGCGCAGCCGCGCGGTGCGCGCGCTCTACCGGCTGCCGGTGCCGGGGGAGCGGGCCCGGCGGTTCCTGCGGCGCCGGGCCAGCCCGCTGATCTGGCACACGGCCCGGTCGCTGGCCGACGCCGGCGTGGTGCGGGTGCCCCGGGTGACCGGCGTGCGGGACGGGCTGCCGATGCTCGCGGACGGCCGCGTCCTGCCGGTCGCCACCGTGGTCTGGTGCACCGGCCTGCGTCCCCGCCTCGACTGGCTGGATCCGCGCGCGCACGGCGTACCCTCGCTGGGTTTCGTGGGTCTGCCCTTTCAGCACACGCTGAGTTCCGGCACGCTCGGCGGCATGTCCTCCGACGCCGCCCGCGTCGCCCGGCGCCTCGGCCTGCGCTGA
- a CDS encoding carbonic anhydrase gives MSHIPLRRRALLTAGGVAAGALALPAAASAAPAGEPAPTTPAAAVRRLLAGNRRFTSGRARHPHQSLARLHEVAAGQHPWAVLLGCADSRVSPELLFDEGIGDLFDDRVAGNIVDDLLLGSMEYAVEEFAPPLILVLGHERCGAISATINAINTGASAPGHIASIVEALRPIVAPYASAPDGVERAVQANVRAQVAAIVAQSEIIRERVESGETAVVGARYDLDTGVVTLVH, from the coding sequence ATGTCGCACATCCCTCTGCGCCGCCGTGCCCTGCTCACCGCGGGCGGCGTCGCGGCCGGCGCGCTCGCGCTTCCGGCCGCCGCCTCCGCCGCTCCGGCCGGCGAGCCGGCGCCCACCACCCCGGCCGCGGCCGTGCGGCGGCTGCTCGCCGGCAACCGGCGCTTCACCAGCGGGCGAGCCCGGCACCCGCACCAGTCGCTCGCGCGTCTGCACGAGGTCGCGGCCGGGCAGCACCCGTGGGCCGTGCTCCTCGGCTGCGCCGACTCGCGGGTGTCGCCGGAGCTGCTCTTCGACGAGGGCATCGGTGACCTCTTCGACGACCGGGTGGCCGGCAACATCGTCGACGACCTGCTGCTCGGCAGCATGGAGTACGCGGTGGAGGAGTTCGCGCCGCCGCTCATCCTGGTCCTCGGGCACGAGCGGTGCGGCGCGATCAGCGCCACGATCAACGCGATCAACACGGGCGCGTCGGCTCCCGGGCACATAGCGTCCATCGTGGAGGCGCTGCGGCCGATCGTGGCGCCGTACGCGTCGGCGCCGGACGGTGTGGAGCGGGCCGTGCAGGCCAACGTCCGCGCCCAGGTGGCCGCGATCGTCGCACAGAGCGAGATCATCCGCGAGCGCGTCGAGTCCGGCGAGACCGCCGTGGTCGGCGCCCGCTACGACCTCGACACCGGCGTGGTCACGCTGGTCCACTGA